A stretch of the Mycobacterium sp. ITM-2016-00317 genome encodes the following:
- a CDS encoding LLM class flavin-dependent oxidoreductase yields MRFGSFMAPFHPVGQNPTLALERDLDLIVAMDRLGFHEAWVGEHHSAGFEIIASPEVFIATAAERTKHIRLGTGVSSLPYHHPLLLADRMVLLDHLTRGRVMLGCGPGQLTSDAHMMGIPADEQRPRMEQCLDAIMRLLRGETVTMHTDGFTLRDARLQMLPYSEPCFDVAVAASFSPTGPRGAGRHGIGMLSIAATARQGMDLLAQHWDTWQEVARENGHVADRSKWRLVGPMHLAETREQAERDVEYGIAQFSQYFSHILPAGPVQGDTPAEIIANNHATGFAVIGTPDDAIAKIEELVEASNGGFGAFLLFDHDWAPPAAKLHSYELFAQYVIPHFTGQLTAPTASRDWVTESGRTFVDQAAHAIGKAIEDHAAEQRAPHPAAN; encoded by the coding sequence ATGCGCTTCGGTAGCTTCATGGCCCCGTTCCATCCGGTCGGGCAGAACCCCACCCTCGCCCTCGAACGGGACCTCGACCTGATCGTCGCGATGGACCGCCTCGGATTCCACGAAGCGTGGGTCGGTGAGCACCACTCGGCGGGATTCGAGATCATCGCCTCCCCCGAGGTGTTCATCGCGACGGCCGCCGAACGCACGAAGCACATCAGGCTGGGCACCGGGGTCAGCTCGCTGCCCTACCACCACCCGCTGCTGCTCGCCGATCGCATGGTGCTGCTGGATCATTTGACCCGGGGGCGGGTGATGCTGGGTTGCGGGCCCGGCCAACTCACCTCGGATGCGCACATGATGGGCATCCCCGCCGACGAGCAGCGACCGCGCATGGAACAGTGCCTGGACGCGATCATGCGGCTGCTGCGCGGGGAGACCGTCACGATGCACACCGATGGGTTCACGCTGCGGGACGCCCGGCTGCAGATGCTGCCCTACAGCGAACCGTGCTTCGACGTGGCCGTTGCCGCGTCGTTCTCTCCCACCGGCCCGCGCGGCGCGGGCCGCCACGGCATCGGCATGCTCTCGATCGCGGCCACGGCCCGGCAGGGCATGGACCTGCTTGCCCAGCACTGGGATACCTGGCAGGAGGTGGCCCGCGAGAACGGCCATGTCGCCGACCGGTCGAAGTGGCGGCTGGTGGGCCCGATGCATCTGGCGGAGACCCGCGAGCAGGCCGAGCGCGACGTGGAATACGGGATCGCGCAGTTCTCGCAGTACTTTTCGCACATCCTGCCCGCCGGGCCGGTGCAGGGCGACACACCCGCCGAGATCATCGCGAACAATCACGCGACCGGTTTCGCGGTGATCGGCACCCCGGACGACGCGATCGCCAAGATCGAGGAACTGGTCGAGGCGAGCAACGGCGGGTTCGGCGCGTTCCTGTTGTTCGACCACGACTGGGCGCCGCCCGCGGCCAAACTACACAGCTATGAGCTGTTCGCGCAGTATGTGATTCCGCACTTCACCGGGCAGCTCACCGCGCCGACGGCCTCCCGCGACTGGGTCACCGAAAGCGGCCGCACGTTCGTCGACCAGGCGGCGCACGCGATCGGCAAGGCGATCGAGGATCACGCGGCCGAACAGCGCGCCCCTCACCCGGCGGCGAATTAA
- a CDS encoding tocopherol cyclase family protein, with protein sequence MDAGVDVSSLVTRTGRQMVSLYRRSGADVPFGDPLPTHGTEMEGWFWRLSDPTSRRVVVALCSVNRHPDGDWSTAAIAAHPGAVVRSAEIGGTTAASERFEVAAQSDGNRLHADRDRLRLAIDDVEVDLRFHDESAWPLAFGGGGVFSSVPFLNQYWHPYRLGGKATGTVSCGDQRWDLTDATLYCERNWGAGFPRRWWWGQAHDFGDADVSVAFSGGLLEFGPLRRDVTGVVVRIGERVLRITPPALVTNECDGERWHVDARTPRLRVELDGYGIPEGPHVLPVPLPAERRNIDSDYEYLAGRLHCRVREWGRTIFEGTSELAGLEVGSRPG encoded by the coding sequence ATGGACGCCGGTGTGGATGTCTCCTCGCTCGTGACACGCACAGGCCGCCAGATGGTGTCGCTCTACCGTCGCAGCGGTGCCGACGTGCCCTTCGGCGACCCGCTGCCGACGCACGGCACCGAGATGGAGGGCTGGTTCTGGCGACTGTCCGACCCGACGTCGAGGCGCGTCGTGGTCGCGCTGTGCAGCGTGAACCGCCATCCCGACGGCGACTGGTCGACCGCCGCGATCGCTGCGCACCCGGGTGCGGTGGTGCGCTCGGCCGAGATCGGCGGGACCACTGCGGCCTCCGAGCGGTTCGAGGTCGCCGCCCAGTCGGACGGGAACCGGCTGCACGCCGATCGTGATCGTCTGCGGCTGGCCATCGACGACGTCGAGGTGGACCTGAGGTTCCACGACGAGTCGGCCTGGCCGCTGGCCTTCGGCGGCGGCGGCGTGTTCTCGTCGGTGCCGTTTCTCAACCAGTACTGGCATCCCTACCGGCTGGGCGGCAAGGCCACCGGCACCGTCTCGTGCGGGGATCAGCGCTGGGACCTCACCGACGCGACGCTGTACTGCGAACGCAACTGGGGTGCGGGGTTCCCGCGCCGCTGGTGGTGGGGCCAGGCGCACGACTTCGGTGACGCCGACGTGTCGGTGGCGTTCTCGGGCGGCCTGCTGGAGTTCGGCCCCCTGCGCCGCGACGTCACCGGGGTCGTCGTCCGGATCGGCGAGCGGGTGCTGAGGATCACCCCGCCGGCGCTGGTCACCAACGAGTGTGACGGCGAGCGCTGGCACGTCGACGCGAGGACCCCGCGGTTGCGCGTGGAGCTGGACGGCTACGGAATCCCGGAAGGTCCGCACGTGCTGCCGGTCCCGTTGCCCGCCGAGCGGCGCAACATCGACTCGGACTACGAGTACCTCGCCGGGCGCCTGCACTGCCGGGTGCGCGAGTGGGGCCGGACGATCTTCGAGGGCACCTCGGAACTGGCTGGGCTGGAGGTCGGCAGCCGGCCCGGCTGA
- a CDS encoding APC family permease: MSSDTTEVSAGSTKLARKITGPLLFLFILGDVLGAGVYALMGKLSAEVGGVLWAPLVVAMLLALLTAGSYAELVTKYPRAGGAAVFAERAFGKPLIAFLVGFSMLAAGVTSAAGLALAFSGDYLATFVDVPVVVAALVFLALVACLNARGISESLKTNVVMTAIELTGLVIVIAVVAMMLGRGDGDIGRAVTLPDGASPGLAILGGAILAYYSFVGFETSANVVEEIRNPRRVYPAALFGALLTAGVVYALVGLASAVALPSDELSQSSGPLLEVVSASGVGVPDWLFSLIALIAVANGALLTMIMSSRLGFGMAEQGLLPDVLSRVLPNRRTPWVAILATTAVSMLLTLVGDLSMLAETVVLLLLFVFLAANVSVLMLRRDHVEHDHYRVWTFVPALGVGSCVLLMTQQSGKVWLLAALLLGVGVLLYFVTRRFSGTAPANA, encoded by the coding sequence ATGTCTTCCGACACCACGGAGGTGAGCGCGGGTTCGACCAAACTGGCGCGCAAGATCACCGGTCCGCTGCTGTTCCTGTTCATCCTCGGCGACGTGCTCGGCGCCGGCGTGTACGCGCTGATGGGGAAGCTGTCGGCGGAGGTCGGCGGGGTGCTGTGGGCACCGCTGGTGGTCGCGATGCTGCTGGCGTTGCTGACCGCCGGCTCCTACGCCGAGCTGGTGACGAAGTATCCGCGTGCGGGAGGCGCGGCGGTGTTCGCCGAGCGTGCGTTCGGAAAACCGCTGATCGCGTTCCTGGTCGGATTCAGCATGCTCGCCGCGGGCGTGACCAGCGCCGCGGGTCTGGCTCTGGCGTTCTCCGGTGACTACCTCGCGACGTTCGTCGACGTCCCGGTCGTCGTCGCGGCGCTGGTGTTCCTGGCCCTTGTCGCCTGCCTGAACGCCCGCGGCATCAGCGAATCGCTCAAGACCAACGTCGTCATGACCGCGATCGAGCTGACCGGCCTGGTGATCGTGATCGCCGTGGTCGCGATGATGCTGGGGCGCGGGGACGGCGACATCGGCCGCGCCGTCACGCTGCCGGACGGCGCCTCGCCGGGCCTGGCGATCCTCGGCGGCGCGATTCTGGCGTACTACTCGTTCGTCGGTTTCGAGACCTCGGCCAACGTCGTCGAGGAGATCAGGAACCCGCGACGGGTGTACCCGGCGGCGTTGTTCGGGGCACTGCTCACCGCCGGCGTGGTGTACGCGCTGGTCGGTCTGGCCAGTGCGGTCGCGCTGCCCTCTGACGAACTCTCGCAGTCCTCCGGGCCGCTGCTCGAGGTGGTGTCGGCCTCCGGCGTCGGGGTGCCGGACTGGCTCTTCAGCCTGATCGCGCTGATCGCGGTCGCCAACGGCGCGCTGCTGACGATGATCATGTCGAGCCGGTTGGGCTTCGGGATGGCCGAGCAGGGCCTGCTGCCCGACGTGCTGTCCCGGGTACTGCCCAACAGGCGCACCCCATGGGTCGCCATCCTCGCGACGACGGCGGTGTCGATGCTGCTCACACTGGTCGGTGACCTGTCCATGCTCGCCGAGACCGTGGTGTTGCTACTGCTGTTCGTGTTCCTGGCCGCGAACGTCTCGGTGCTGATGTTGCGGCGCGACCACGTCGAGCACGACCACTACCGGGTGTGGACGTTCGTTCCGGCCCTCGGCGTGGGTTCGTGCGTGCTGTTGATGACGCAGCAGAGCGGCAAGGTCTGGTTGCTGGCGGCGCTGCTGCTCGGGGTCGGTGTGCTGCTGTACTTCGTCACCCGGCGGTTCTCCGGCACCGCCCCGGCGAACGCGTGA
- a CDS encoding methyltransferase domain-containing protein, whose translation MTTADTDVTGEPDADRQLKARHRALWASGDYPAVAAELIPALGAQLVEACGIGPGQRVLDVAAGSGNAAIPAAATGARVVASDLTPELFDAGRATAAQRGVELDWVEADAEAMPFPDNEFDVVMSCVGAMFAPHHQATADELVRVARPGATIGLINWTPEGFIGNLFATMKPYAAPPPPGASPAPLWGSEDHVRKLFGDKVGDLTMHRRSILMDRCATPAEFREYWKSHYGPTIAVYGFNAEDPDRLSALDRDFLAFLEQWNTSGQPDRTAYEAEYLLVTATKR comes from the coding sequence ATGACCACCGCCGATACCGATGTGACGGGCGAACCCGACGCCGACCGTCAGCTCAAGGCCCGCCACCGCGCGCTGTGGGCCTCGGGCGACTACCCGGCCGTCGCTGCGGAACTGATCCCCGCGCTCGGGGCACAGCTCGTCGAAGCCTGCGGCATCGGCCCCGGCCAGCGGGTGCTGGACGTCGCCGCGGGCTCGGGAAACGCCGCGATCCCGGCCGCTGCGACCGGCGCGCGCGTCGTGGCCAGTGACCTGACCCCGGAGCTGTTCGACGCCGGGCGTGCCACCGCCGCGCAGCGCGGCGTGGAACTCGACTGGGTGGAAGCCGATGCGGAAGCGATGCCGTTCCCCGACAACGAGTTCGACGTCGTGATGTCCTGTGTGGGCGCGATGTTCGCGCCCCATCACCAGGCCACCGCAGACGAACTGGTCCGGGTCGCCCGTCCCGGCGCGACCATCGGCCTGATCAACTGGACGCCGGAGGGCTTCATCGGCAACCTGTTCGCCACGATGAAGCCCTACGCCGCCCCGCCACCGCCGGGTGCGAGTCCCGCGCCGTTGTGGGGCAGCGAGGACCACGTACGGAAGTTGTTCGGCGACAAGGTCGGCGATCTGACGATGCACCGCCGGTCGATCCTGATGGACCGCTGCGCGACACCTGCGGAGTTCCGCGAATACTGGAAGTCCCACTACGGACCCACGATCGCGGTGTACGGCTTCAACGCCGAGGATCCCGATCGATTGTCGGCGCTGGACCGCGATTTCCTGGCATTCCTGGAGCAGTGGAACACCTCGGGGCAGCCGGACCGGACCGCCTACGAGGCTGAGTATCTGTTGGTGACGGCCACCAAGCGCTGA
- a CDS encoding PAS and ANTAR domain-containing protein: protein MPRADQSCEWGSSAHESPRAGGDLHIGGFRFWFVGQRWEWSDEVARMHGYEPGTVTPTTELLLSHKHPDDRRHVQELLDRALHSGGAFSSRHRLLDTYHREHSVLVLGDRMFDDSGAVVGTEGYYVDLTDALDQTRRDVLNTSLPDLFAARAAIEQSKGALMLVYRIDEGQAFELLQWRSQQTNTKLRALAGQIVAEFHRVELRGDDLRRQFDHLLLTAHQRVE, encoded by the coding sequence ATGCCGCGTGCCGATCAGTCGTGTGAGTGGGGGTCTTCTGCCCACGAGTCGCCTCGGGCGGGCGGCGATCTTCACATCGGCGGCTTCCGGTTCTGGTTCGTCGGCCAACGGTGGGAGTGGTCTGACGAGGTGGCCCGGATGCACGGCTATGAGCCCGGCACGGTCACCCCGACCACCGAACTGCTGCTCTCGCACAAGCATCCCGACGACCGCAGGCATGTGCAGGAGTTGCTCGACCGCGCGCTGCACTCCGGCGGGGCGTTCTCCAGCCGGCACCGCCTCCTCGACACGTACCACCGCGAACACAGCGTTCTCGTGCTGGGCGACAGGATGTTCGACGACAGTGGCGCGGTCGTCGGCACCGAGGGTTATTACGTCGACCTGACCGACGCGCTCGACCAGACCCGCCGCGACGTCCTGAACACCTCGCTGCCCGACCTGTTCGCCGCTCGCGCGGCCATCGAACAATCCAAGGGCGCGCTGATGCTGGTGTACCGCATCGACGAGGGCCAGGCGTTCGAGCTGTTGCAGTGGCGGTCTCAGCAGACGAACACCAAACTTCGCGCGCTCGCCGGTCAGATCGTCGCCGAGTTCCACCGGGTGGAGCTGCGCGGCGACGATCTGCGCAGGCAGTTCGACCATCTGCTCCTGACCGCGCACCAGCGCGTCGAGTAA
- a CDS encoding anti-sigma factor antagonist (This anti-anti-sigma factor, or anti-sigma factor antagonist, belongs to a family that includes characterized members SpoIIAA, RsbV, RsfA, and RsfB.) codes for MKSLNIMQEERDGAVIVHVGGEIDTGTVQRLTAALQAATADALARPSRVLVVELNDVTYFGSAGLNALLDSVEAGDGRGVAVRVVAANAEVIRPIEVTKLDEVLRPYPTVTDALTSSEGL; via the coding sequence GTGAAATCGCTGAACATCATGCAGGAAGAGCGCGACGGCGCCGTGATCGTCCACGTCGGAGGCGAGATCGACACCGGCACCGTGCAGCGGCTCACCGCGGCGCTGCAGGCCGCGACCGCCGACGCGCTCGCCCGGCCGTCGCGGGTACTGGTCGTCGAGCTCAACGACGTCACCTATTTCGGCAGTGCCGGATTGAACGCGCTGCTCGACAGCGTCGAGGCCGGTGACGGCCGCGGCGTCGCGGTCCGGGTGGTCGCCGCGAACGCGGAGGTGATCCGGCCCATCGAGGTCACCAAGCTCGACGAGGTGCTGCGGCCCTATCCCACGGTGACGGATGCCCTGACATCGAGCGAAGGTCTGTGA